The proteins below come from a single Carnobacterium divergens DSM 20623 genomic window:
- the gloA gene encoding lactoylglutathione lyase, whose translation MSSKMLHTCIRVKDLDKSLDFYTNVLGLKESRRLDFPEHQFTLVYLAFDNSDYELELTYNYDQETAYDLGNGYGHIAIGVDNIKELHEKQVAAGLNVTDFKGLPGLEFGYYFITDPDGYKIEVIPN comes from the coding sequence ATGTCTTCAAAAATGTTACACACTTGTATCCGTGTTAAAGATTTAGATAAATCTCTTGATTTTTACACAAATGTACTGGGTTTAAAAGAAAGTCGTCGTCTTGATTTTCCAGAGCATCAATTTACACTGGTTTATCTCGCTTTTGATAACAGTGACTATGAGTTGGAGCTAACTTATAATTATGACCAAGAAACGGCTTACGACTTAGGGAATGGCTATGGTCATATTGCTATTGGCGTGGATAATATTAAAGAGCTTCATGAAAAACAAGTGGCAGCTGGTTTGAATGTCACAGATTTCAAAGGATTGCCTGGTTTGGAATTTGGCTATTATTTTATTACAGATCCAGATGGTTATAAAATCGAAGTTATTCCTAATTAA
- the tuf gene encoding elongation factor Tu — protein sequence MAKQHYERTKEHVNIGTIGHVDHGKTTLTAAITSVLAKKGLANPQDYASIDAAPEERERGITINTAHVEYETEKRHYAHIDAPGHADYVKNMITGAAQMDGAILVVSATDGPMPQTREHILLSRQVGVEDLIVFINKEDLVDDPELTDLVEMEIRELLTEYKYPGDDIPVIRGSALKALEGDPAAEAKIMELMDTVDSYIPTPDRDNAKPFLMPIEDVFTITGRGTVASGRIDRGTVKVGDEVELIGLFPETKKTTVTGIEMFRKTLDFGEAGDNVGILLRGIGREEIERGQVLAKPGSITPHTKFKGEVYVLSKEEGGRHTPFFNNYRPQFYFHTTDVTGVIELPAGTEMVMPGDNVTIDVSLIAPIAVEMGTKFSIREGGRTVGAGVVTEIED from the coding sequence ATGGCAAAACAACATTATGAAAGAACAAAAGAACATGTAAACATTGGAACAATTGGACACGTCGATCACGGGAAAACAACATTAACAGCGGCAATCACATCAGTTTTAGCGAAAAAAGGTCTTGCAAATCCTCAAGATTACGCTAGTATTGATGCTGCCCCAGAAGAACGCGAAAGAGGAATTACCATTAATACAGCTCATGTAGAGTATGAAACAGAAAAACGCCACTATGCTCATATAGATGCACCAGGACACGCAGATTACGTAAAAAACATGATTACTGGAGCTGCACAAATGGATGGCGCAATTTTAGTGGTATCTGCAACAGATGGTCCTATGCCACAAACACGTGAACATATTTTGCTTTCACGTCAAGTTGGAGTAGAAGATTTGATTGTTTTCATCAATAAAGAAGATTTAGTCGATGATCCAGAATTAACCGATTTAGTTGAAATGGAAATTCGTGAATTATTAACAGAATATAAATACCCAGGTGATGACATCCCTGTGATTCGTGGTTCTGCTTTAAAAGCATTAGAAGGAGATCCAGCAGCAGAAGCAAAAATTATGGAATTGATGGATACTGTTGACAGCTATATCCCAACACCAGATCGTGATAATGCAAAACCATTCTTAATGCCAATTGAAGATGTCTTTACGATTACAGGTCGAGGAACTGTCGCAAGTGGTAGAATCGATCGCGGTACCGTTAAAGTTGGCGATGAAGTCGAATTAATTGGATTATTCCCTGAAACGAAGAAAACAACCGTGACAGGAATTGAAATGTTCCGTAAAACACTTGATTTTGGAGAAGCAGGCGACAATGTTGGAATTCTATTGCGTGGTATCGGTCGTGAAGAAATTGAACGTGGTCAAGTATTAGCAAAACCGGGTAGTATTACACCTCATACAAAATTTAAAGGTGAAGTATATGTCTTGTCTAAAGAAGAAGGAGGACGTCATACCCCATTCTTTAATAATTACCGCCCACAATTCTATTTCCACACGACTGATGTAACTGGAGTGATTGAACTTCCAGCAGGAACTGAAATGGTGATGCCTGGCGATAATGTAACAATTGATGTAAGCTTAATTGCACCTATCGCCGTTGAAATGGGAACGAAATTCTCCATTCGCGAAGGTGGTAGAACCGTCGGTGCAGGAGTTGTAACTGAAATTGAAGATTAA